The Flavobacterium johnsoniae genomic sequence AACAACAGATCTTAAAACTGAAGGAGATAAACCCGAAATAATAGCAAATCCAGCTAAAGAAATTAAAATAGAAAACAGTTTAAAAAATGATCCTTTTTTTGTGTTTGGAATTGGTTTTAAAATAAAAGAAATAAAAAGCATTATAAAGCCAACATGCAATCCAGAAACTGATAAAATGTGCGTTGCACCAGAGTATTGATAATCTTGAATAATTTCTTGTGAAATTTCTTGCTGTTGTCCTAAAATCAGTGCAAGCGCTACATTCATTTCTTCTTTGTTGAATTTAGATTTTTCAAGGTTCAGAATGATTCGCGAATGTAGTTTGGCGCAATAATACCAAATGTCTTTTTGAATGATTTTGCTAACTGAAATTTCTCTTTTCTGGCAATAGATTTGAGCATAAATTTGTTTATCAGCCAAATATTTACTGTAATCAAATTGATTCGGATTTTTATTGGATTGATTGAGTTGTAAAACGGTCTCCATTTTAATGGTATTTCCAATTATCAAAGGATTTTTAGCGCTGTCTTTTTGAACATTGACAATTATTTTTCCTGAAAAATTCTTGTCTGAAATAGATTTTATTAACCCAATATAACGATCAGCGTAATCGTTGCTTTTTAGTTTTTCTCTAAGAATTAAAGTTACGGTTTGCTTCTTTTTAAATACACTTTCGCAATGTGTATAATTTGTTTTTTGGAGATTTTCTGTATGGCTTAATAAGGTAAAAATGCCGATTGAAAAAGCGAGAAAATAGGACGAAATCCCAAAAGGAAAATTATTTCTGCGGTATTTTAAATTCCACAAATAAGAAATACAAAATAAGGAAGATGAGAATAATAATATTATTGTTGCTAACGTAACGGAGCAATTAATATAATAAACGGTAATTATGCCTAGCAAAAAGGCGATTGTAATTTTTACTAACGGAAAATCTAATACTTTCATGGTCTAAAAGTATTAAATATTTGTAAGAAAAATAATAAAAAAAATGATTTTTATGGAAGGATTCTATTTATTTGCTCAAAGGCATTTTTATAATATGCTTCTTTTGTCGAAGAAATAATTACGCCTTTTGAAGTAGAAGAATGAACAAATTTTATTTCATCAGAATTGACTTCTGTAATAAGTCCGACGTGATTTATCTGTCTGCTTTTGTTGGTTTTAAAGAAAATCAAATCTCCTTTTCTTGCATCATTTAATGGAATCACTTTTCCAATTTTTGCCTGTTCATAAGAAGCTCTTGGCAGTGGTATATTTTCACTTTGAAAAGTAGTGTAAACCAACCCGGAACAATCAAAACCACTTCTTGTAGTTCCTCCGGCTTTATAACGAACACCAATATTGTCTGTTGCTTTTTCAATTAAATTGTTTACTAAAGCTCTATTTTCTTTTTTTGATTCGTTTTTGGTCGCAACCGCAGAAGTTGATTTACAAGAAGTAAAAGCAACGACTAAAACCAGAAAAATTATAATTCTTTTCAAGACGGAAGTTTTAAGTTTATTTTTTTAAATCGGCGACAATCAATTCTGCTGTTTTTTTACTAGCGCCAATTCCACCCAATTTTTGCTCTAAAATATCATAATTATGGAGCACTTTTTTACGATATTCTGGTTCTAATAATTTTTGAAGTTCTTCTTTAATTCGCTTTTTATTGCATTCTCTCTGAATTAATTCCGTCACAACTTCTTGATCCATAATTAAATTGACAAGAGAAATGTATTTTAAGGTAATAATGCGTTTTGCAATTTGATACGAAACTTCACTTCCTTTATAGCAAACTACTTCGGGAACTTTAAAAAGCGCCGTTTCAAGAGTTGCAGTTCCAGAAGTTACCAAAGCGGCAGTCGATGAACGAAGCAAATCGTAGGTTTTGTTAGAAACAAAAGCGATATTTTTATTTTTTAGAAATTGCTGATAGAACTCATATTCTTGACTTGGAGCACCAGCAATTACGAATTCGTAATCCTGAAAATCATCAACAACGCTCAACATTACGCTTAGCATTTTGGTGATTTCCTGTTTACGGCTTCCTGGTAAAACGGCGATAATTGGTTTTTCGCCTAAATTATTTTCTTTTCTAAATACAGTTTCATCGAATGCAGGCTGATTCTGAATGGCATCAATTAATGGATGTCCTACAAAATCTACTGGAAAATGATGTTTGTCTTCGTAAAAGCTTTTTTCGAAAGGCAGAATAACAAACATTTTATCAACATCCTGTTTGATTGCATTAATACGATTTTCTTTCCAAGCCCAAATTTGTGGAGAAATGTAATAATGTGTTTTGTATCCTAATTCTTTAGCCCATTTTGCAATTCGCATATTAAAACCTGGATAATCAATAAAAATGATTACATCTGGCTGAAATTCAGAAATATCCTTTTTGCAGATTTTGATATTGTTTAAAATGGTTTTCAAATTAAAAACAACTTCGATAAATCCCATAAAAGCCAATTCACGATAGTGTTTAACTAAAGTTCCGCCCACTTTTTGCATTAAATCGCCGCCCCAAAATCTAATTTCTGCTTCAGGATCTTCAACGTATAATGCTTTCATTAAGTTAGAACCGTGCAAATCTCCAGAAGCTTCTCCTGCAATTATGTAATATTTCATGTTGGTTTTTTTGAATGTGCTAAAGTTGTAATTCCGTATTAACGGCAACTTCGCAAAGATAAGGTTTTAAACAATTAATGTAGAAATTGCCAGTACAATCACGGCTAAAATTACGCCTCGAGCCATAAATTCTTTATTTCTTTTTAATAAAATGGCAAAAACGGCAAGATCTAAAAGTGTTCCTAAAGTTATGATTTTTCCGAGATATCCCTGTTCTTTTATAATTTGAAGTCCAGAGGAAATATCAAAATTGGTAAAAAAAGTAATGAATAAATAACTTCCTAAAAGTGCCGTAAAAATTCCGATTATAAAACCGATTCCTATTTCTTTAATCATTTAATTTCCAAGTGTTAAGTTGCTGAATGGAGTGATGTGCAGTTAAGTCAAACTGAACGGGAACGACTGAAACATAGCCGTTTTCTAATGCCCATTCGTCCGTATCTTCGCCTTTATCTTCATTGACAAATTTTCCGGCAAGCCAATAATAATCTTTTCCAAAAGGAGTTTGTCTTTTGTCAAATTTCTGAGCGTAATATGCTTTCGCTTGACGACAAACTTTAATTCCTTTTATTTCAGATTCTTTTAATTTTGGAAAATTGACATTTAAAACTACTCCAGGCGGAAGTTTATTAGCTAGAGTTTCTAAAGTAATTCTTTTTACAAAAGATTTAATTTGTTCAAAATCTGCATTCCAGTCAAAATCTAATAAAGAAAAACCAATCGATTGAATTCCTTCAATTCCTGCTTCTACCGCGGCGCTCATTGTTCCAGAATAAATTACATTTATAGAAGAATTAGAGCCGTGATTGATGCCCGAAACACACAAATCGGGTTTACGTTTTAAGATCTCATTTACCGCCAATTTTACACAATCTACAGGAGTTCCAGAACAGCTGTATTCGGCAATTTTGTCGTTTTCTTTTGAAATTTTGTCTAAAAATAAAGTATTATTGATTGTAATTGCATGCCCCATTGCGCTTTGGGGTTTGTCTGGAGCAACGACGATAACTTCGCCGATTGTTTCCATGACACTAATTAGTGCTCTAATTCCAGGAGCTAAAATACCGTCGTCATTCGTGACAAGGATTAGAGGTTTTTCGGCTTTCATTTTATGAATATTATGTGTAATTTTAACAATTGTAAGATTTTAAAAACAAATGTAGTGACAGATTCTTCGAGATAAGTCACAAATATTGTAAAATTTGTCAACTAAGTTAAAGAACTTTTTTGCGAATTAAACATTTTTATATCTTTAACAAAAAATTATCGTGACGTTAGCTATCGTGGCATAGTTTTTAACGTAACTTAGATTAAAAAATTGATGAATGCTATTATAAAGTTTATGAAAAGAAATTATAAGATAATTATAGCCGTGTTGTGCTTGTCGCTGACATTATTCGCTTTTAAGATGAATGCCGATAGGACAATTGATCCGGATCCGAACAGAGATAAAACACTTTTAGAATTATTAGCATTTGTTATTGAAAAAGGACATTACAGTCCAGCAGAAATAAATGACGAATTTTCAAAAGGTATTTTTAAAGATTATATTGATGCGTTAGATCCTTCAAAAAGATTCTTCCTCCAGTCTGATATTGATGAGTTTAAGCAATATGAATTAATGCTTGATGATCAATTTTTGAATAAAGATATCACGTTCTTCAACCTTACTTATACAAGATTGATGAAACGTATGGAAGAAAGCAAAAAACGTTATAAAACAATTTTAGCTCAGCCTTTTAATTACAATGTTGATGAAACTTTCAATGCTGATTATGAGAACATTCCGTATGCGAAAAACTTAACGGAAATCAATGAAAGATGGAGAAAACAAATTAAATTGTCTACACTTTCTTCTTTGGTAACGAAACAAAAAATTGAAGAAGAAAAGAAGAAAAAAGATCCTTCTTACAAGGAAAAAACTTTTGATGCTTTAGAAAAAGAAACACGCGAAAGTTCTTTAAAATCTTTAGATGACAACTTTAGTGTTATTAAAGATTTAAATAGAGAATATTGGTTTTCAGTGTATTTGAATTCAATTATGGCTCGTTTTGATCCACATACAAGCTATTTTGCTCCTGAAGAAAAAGATCGTTTTGATGTAAATATCAGTGGTAAATTGGAAGGAATCGGAGCTCGTTTGACTAAGAAAAATGATTTCACTCAAATTGATGAATTAATTTCTGGAGGTCCAGCTTGGAAAGGAAAACAACTAGAAGCTGGAGATTTAATCTTGAAAGTTGCTCAAGGAAACGAAGAGCCAGTTGACGTTGTTGGAATGCGTTTGGATGATGTTGTAAAGAAAATTAAAGGTCATAAAGGAACTGAAGTGAAACTTACAGTTAAAAAAGTTGACGGTTCTATCAAAGTTATTTCAATCATTCGTGATGTTGTAGAAATTGAAGAAACATACGCTAAATCTAGTATTGTTGAGAAAAACGGTTTAAAATATGGTGTAATTTATCTTCCGAAATTCTATATCGATTTTGAAAATAAAGACGGACGTGATGCAGGAAAAGATATCGCGCTTGAAGTAGAAAGATTGAAAAAGGAAAATGTTAACGGAATTGTTTTAGACGTTCGTGATGACGGTGGAGGATCTCTTTCTACAGTAGTTGATATTGCTGGTTTATTTATCGAAGAAGGGCCAATTGTTCAGGTAAAATCTGCAGGTAAAAAGAAAGAAGTTTTATACGATAAAGACAAAAAAATCGAATGGGATGGTCCGTTGGTAATTATGGTAAACAGTTTCTCTGCTTCGGCATCTGAGATTTTGGCTGCTGCAATTCAAGATTATAAACGTGGAATTATTATCGGAAGTAAACAAACTTACGGTAAAGGAACTGTACAAAACGTATTAGATTTAAATCAGTTTGTTCGTAATGCAAACTATGGAGATCTTGGAGCTTTGAAAATTACAGGTCAAAAATTCTACAGAATTAATGGAGGTTCAACTCAATTAGAAGGTGTTCATAGTGATGTTGTTATGCCAGATCGTTATGCTTACCTAAAAATGGGAGAAAGAGATATTGATAATGCAATGCCTTGGGATAAAATTGATCCAGCAGACTACAATACTTGGACTTCTAGTGAAAACTTCAATAAAGCGATTTTAAACAGTAAAAATAGAATTGCTCAAAATGCTCAATTCAAATTAATTGAAGACAATGCAAAATGGATTGATGTTAAGAACAAAGAAAACACGTACAGCTTGAATATTAAGAGTTTTAAAGAAACTCAAGAGCAAGTTGAAAACGAAGGAAAAAAATATAAACCAATTTCTGATTATAAAAACAGCTTAGTTTTTAAATCTCTTCCGTATGAAGACGCAGAAACAGCTAATGACGCAGCTTTAAAAGAAAAAAGAGATGCTTGGCATCAAGCTTTATCTAAAGACGTTTATGTTGAAGAAGCTTTAAATGTTTTGGATGATTTACAAACAAAAGG encodes the following:
- the surE gene encoding 5'/3'-nucleotidase SurE, with protein sequence MKAEKPLILVTNDDGILAPGIRALISVMETIGEVIVVAPDKPQSAMGHAITINNTLFLDKISKENDKIAEYSCSGTPVDCVKLAVNEILKRKPDLCVSGINHGSNSSINVIYSGTMSAAVEAGIEGIQSIGFSLLDFDWNADFEQIKSFVKRITLETLANKLPPGVVLNVNFPKLKESEIKGIKVCRQAKAYYAQKFDKRQTPFGKDYYWLAGKFVNEDKGEDTDEWALENGYVSVVPVQFDLTAHHSIQQLNTWKLND
- the lpxB gene encoding lipid-A-disaccharide synthase, whose translation is MKYYIIAGEASGDLHGSNLMKALYVEDPEAEIRFWGGDLMQKVGGTLVKHYRELAFMGFIEVVFNLKTILNNIKICKKDISEFQPDVIIFIDYPGFNMRIAKWAKELGYKTHYYISPQIWAWKENRINAIKQDVDKMFVILPFEKSFYEDKHHFPVDFVGHPLIDAIQNQPAFDETVFRKENNLGEKPIIAVLPGSRKQEITKMLSVMLSVVDDFQDYEFVIAGAPSQEYEFYQQFLKNKNIAFVSNKTYDLLRSSTAALVTSGTATLETALFKVPEVVCYKGSEVSYQIAKRIITLKYISLVNLIMDQEVVTELIQRECNKKRIKEELQKLLEPEYRKKVLHNYDILEQKLGGIGASKKTAELIVADLKK
- a CDS encoding C40 family peptidase; the encoded protein is MKRIIIFLVLVVAFTSCKSTSAVATKNESKKENRALVNNLIEKATDNIGVRYKAGGTTRSGFDCSGLVYTTFQSENIPLPRASYEQAKIGKVIPLNDARKGDLIFFKTNKSRQINHVGLITEVNSDEIKFVHSSTSKGVIISSTKEAYYKNAFEQINRILP
- a CDS encoding carboxy terminal-processing peptidase; this encodes MNAIIKFMKRNYKIIIAVLCLSLTLFAFKMNADRTIDPDPNRDKTLLELLAFVIEKGHYSPAEINDEFSKGIFKDYIDALDPSKRFFLQSDIDEFKQYELMLDDQFLNKDITFFNLTYTRLMKRMEESKKRYKTILAQPFNYNVDETFNADYENIPYAKNLTEINERWRKQIKLSTLSSLVTKQKIEEEKKKKDPSYKEKTFDALEKETRESSLKSLDDNFSVIKDLNREYWFSVYLNSIMARFDPHTSYFAPEEKDRFDVNISGKLEGIGARLTKKNDFTQIDELISGGPAWKGKQLEAGDLILKVAQGNEEPVDVVGMRLDDVVKKIKGHKGTEVKLTVKKVDGSIKVISIIRDVVEIEETYAKSSIVEKNGLKYGVIYLPKFYIDFENKDGRDAGKDIALEVERLKKENVNGIVLDVRDDGGGSLSTVVDIAGLFIEEGPIVQVKSAGKKKEVLYDKDKKIEWDGPLVIMVNSFSASASEILAAAIQDYKRGIIIGSKQTYGKGTVQNVLDLNQFVRNANYGDLGALKITGQKFYRINGGSTQLEGVHSDVVMPDRYAYLKMGERDIDNAMPWDKIDPADYNTWTSSENFNKAILNSKNRIAQNAQFKLIEDNAKWIDVKNKENTYSLNIKSFKETQEQVENEGKKYKPISDYKNSLVFKSLPYEDAETANDAALKEKRDAWHQALSKDVYVEEALNVLDDLQTKGLVKNNVVSPKMKKDKLVKS